The Aphanothece sacrum FPU1 genome window below encodes:
- a CDS encoding squalene/phytoene synthase family protein, which yields MNLRNNALKTLKETSRTFYIPISRLPDGLLEAVASAYLCMRAIDEVEDHPDLDNFTKAKLLRRMSLNLQAATERSREEDFALGLIPYSHTLPDVTLRVGQWALLAPDSIAPRIWDATAAMADRMAYWAENNWTIRTEANLDQYTFSVAGAVGLLLSDLWGWYDGTQTNRSYAIGFGRGLQTINIVRNYREDLRRGVSFFPQEWRVEDMHQYARRNLKLADLYTQSLPPGPALDFCKIPLALAYGTLEVMALGKEKLSRSDVIALVQQVTR from the coding sequence ATGAATTTACGAAATAATGCCTTAAAGACTCTCAAAGAAACCAGTCGAACCTTTTATATTCCCATTAGTCGCCTTCCAGACGGGCTACTAGAAGCGGTTGCTTCTGCCTATCTGTGTATGCGGGCCATTGATGAAGTAGAAGATCATCCTGACTTAGATAACTTTACTAAAGCGAAACTCTTACGCCGAATGAGTCTGAATCTACAGGCCGCTACGGAACGTAGTAGGGAGGAAGATTTCGCCTTGGGATTGATACCTTATAGTCATACCTTACCTGATGTCACTCTACGGGTGGGACAATGGGCTTTATTAGCCCCTGATAGCATTGCCCCTCGTATTTGGGATGCAACGGCAGCTATGGCTGATCGGATGGCCTATTGGGCGGAAAATAACTGGACGATTCGCACTGAGGCGAATTTGGATCAGTATACTTTTAGTGTGGCAGGGGCCGTCGGACTACTTCTCTCTGATTTGTGGGGTTGGTATGATGGTACTCAAACCAATCGAAGTTATGCCATTGGATTTGGTCGCGGTTTACAGACGATCAATATTGTTCGTAATTATCGGGAAGATTTGCGACGGGGTGTCAGTTTCTTCCCCCAGGAATGGCGGGTTGAAGATATGCACCAATATGCTCGTCGTAACCTGAAACTGGCTGATCTTTATACTCAATCTCTCCCTCCAGGGCCGGCCCTAGATTTCTGTAAAATTCCTTTAGCTTTAGCTTATGGAACCCTAGAAGTCATGGCTTTAGGTAAGGAAAAACTCAGTCGCAGTGATGTTATTGCCTTGGTACAACAAGTCACTCGTTAA
- a CDS encoding photosystem II reaction center protein K, producing MEAALLLAKLPEAYQIFDPLVDVLPVIPLFFLALAFVWQASVGFK from the coding sequence ATGGAAGCAGCCTTACTTTTAGCAAAATTACCAGAAGCTTATCAAATTTTTGACCCATTGGTCGATGTTCTGCCAGTTATTCCTCTTTTCTTCTTGGCATTAGCCTTTGTTTGGCAAGCGTCTGTTGGCTTCAAGTAA
- a CDS encoding TolB family protein, with product MGIVLSSCRHPLLLTPQVLTGGVNSQFPDEYPAYSSDGRYLAFASDREGRRDIYLYDLEQRRLVSLPNLNRWDSSQDQPALNADGRYIAYVSTERGKPDIMVYDRVKQRSELLSANVRGSVRQPTITGDGGKVAFQSSQLGQWHIVVIERDTPRTN from the coding sequence ATGGGAATAGTATTAAGTAGTTGTCGTCATCCCCTTTTATTAACCCCACAAGTTCTCACAGGAGGGGTCAATAGTCAATTTCCTGACGAATATCCCGCTTATAGTAGTGATGGAAGATATCTCGCTTTTGCTTCTGATAGAGAGGGACGTAGAGACATTTATCTGTATGATTTAGAACAACGGCGTTTAGTTTCCCTTCCTAATCTTAACCGTTGGGATTCGAGTCAGGATCAACCTGCTTTAAATGCAGATGGACGCTATATTGCCTATGTTTCAACTGAACGGGGCAAACCTGATATTATGGTTTACGATCGCGTCAAACAACGCTCAGAATTATTAAGTGCTAATGTTCGGGGTTCCGTGAGACAACCGACTATTACGGGGGACGGAGGAAAAGTGGCTTTTCAAAGCAGTCAACTAGGTCAATGGCATATAGTAGTCATTGAACGAGATACACCAAGAACAAACTAA
- a CDS encoding aspartate kinase has translation MTTSLLSRPSVEQGSNTASSSVQATLGTNYQTQMIQVKKSYQAVQQLKYLHLQAEIDVLLQQLQTIKQKANKS, from the coding sequence ATGACTACTTCACTGCTTTCTCGTCCGTCTGTGGAACAAGGTTCAAACACTGCTTCTTCTTCCGTTCAAGCAACGCTAGGAACAAATTACCAAACCCAGATGATACAAGTCAAGAAATCTTACCAAGCGGTTCAACAACTCAAATATTTACACTTACAGGCTGAAATTGACGTTTTGTTGCAACAATTACAAACCATTAAGCAGAAAGCTAACAAATCCTGA